Proteins from a single region of Cydia strobilella chromosome 2, ilCydStro3.1, whole genome shotgun sequence:
- the LOC134752105 gene encoding serine protease inhibitor 77Ba-like, which translates to MWKVIIAACTSLVVTAPVDDRVDFSPINQFALRLLDNAYAFQENFGRQNFAVSPLSVWSVFSLLAEGSAGDTFQELMKELQLPQDLRATQELHLAAENILRSNDPDLVIHKQAALFPECSLEIHQEFCQAANMYRTGVYSVDITNTTRLADDINYYICVATEGQIRNAVKEEFLRDLRLLIVDALYFKANWTYPFDPTATREEDFYNGQGKTIGRVNMMFHKASHNVGDSNSIGAQILEMTYGKHEEFSMLILLPFEGMPLKTLLSNLVTSPLDWITDFKRDDKRPEIDVFIPRFKVSSQIDLIPALKYTGIHTIFDSEKAQLPGISDSPLFVSKTIQNVEIDVKEEGTVAAAATVVGLENRFLSQRFEANKEFVFMITHRKSNVILFAGVYSDPAVV; encoded by the coding sequence ATGTGGAAGGTCATAATAGCCGCGTGCACGAGCCTGGTGGTCACCGCTCCGGTCGACGATCGGGTCGACTTCTCACCCATCAATCAATTCGCTCTCAGACTCTTAGACAATGCATATGCTTTCCAAGAGAACTTTGGGCGGCAAAATTTTGCTGTTTCCCCATTATCAGTATGGAGCGTCTTCTCGCTACTCGCCGAAGGATCGGCAGGGGACACCTTCCAGGAACTAATGAAGGAACTTCAGCTACCTCAGGATTTGAGGGCAACTCAAGAGTTACATCTTGCGGCGGAAAACATTTTAAGAAGCAACGACCCCGATCTCGTGATTCACAAACAAGCAGCCTTGTTCCCCGAATGTTCATTAGAGATACACCAAGAGTTTTGTCAAGCAGCTAACATGTACAGAACAGGTGTATATTCTGTTGATATTACTAACACTACCAGACTGGCTGatgatataaattattatatttgtgttGCTACAGAGGGACAAATAAGAAACGCAGTGAAAGAAGAATTTCTTAGAGATTTAAGGCTGCTTATAGTAGACGCTTTGTACTTTAAAGCAAATTGGACATATCCTTTCGACCCAACCGCAACAAGAGAAGAAGATTTTTACAATGGACAAGGAAAAACAATTGGACGAGTAAACATGATGTTTCACAAAGCATCTCACAATGTAGGAGACTCAAACTCTATAGGAGCACAGATCCTTGAAATGACATATGGGAAACATGAAGAATTCTCAATGTTAATCCTTTTACCTTTCGAAGGGATGCCACTGAAAACATTACTTAGCAATTTAGTTACGTCTCCATTAGACTGGATAACGGACTTTAAAAGAGACGATAAACGGCCGGAAATTGATGTGTTTATTCCCCGTTTCAAAGTATCTTCTCAAATTGACTTAATTCCTGCTTTAAAATACACCGGGATTCATACAATTTTCGACAGTGAAAAGGCGCAGTTGCCTGGTATTTCTGACAGTCCTTTATTTGTGtctaaaacaattcaaaatgtaGAAATAGATGTAAAAGAAGAAGGTACAGTTGCCGCCGCAGCTACAGTGGTTGGGTTAGAGAATCGGTTTCTTTCCCAGAGGTTTGAGGCTAACAAAGAGTTTGTTTTCATGATCACACATAGGAAATCTAATGTTATTTTGTTTGCCGGTGTGTATAGTGACCCTGCTGTTGTGTGA